A stretch of Prosthecochloris marina DNA encodes these proteins:
- a CDS encoding TolC family protein: MSNMILFNGFARYVTTVFSCCIFFLFLIFPASKLSHAEPLTREAFVTLLQNTHPIFEKERLTSAIEQAEQQSNLGEVDWNLSSSLTWSREESTIAVFSPDLTNALSLETGVNKQFWDTGGRLSATYSLNRTSSSFEAAPLFSYPERFYENSIELQYSQPLLRNWGGKLTRLEYDLKAYDVDVAVIQAEENIEDFLTESISKYLDWVYLEEQKRIIERRLHLSRKEYERAKSKFNAFLVDSVDVIRAQDALNTWKQNLGLVDSQLSALKAELSVLVQASTILTGTPDFNLYDLRLPRSLVSARAKLQDSSRVLRIFELREEQLDVGATGVKETGKPDLSLIAAVTAKNAEENGWDSFNLEKKDAAIGLQLSLPIENRTAKANYQRNRLQVLQLEKDREDVFLSLDASLSSLHAQMMRLNGVLKLNREQIESARLRTIEEIKIYEQGRGDLTFVIMSRDNEESAKLTYAENALNYQKLWLQYQALMDELYEEEQGARSSALRAQE; encoded by the coding sequence ATGTCGAACATGATCCTTTTCAATGGATTCGCGCGGTATGTAACAACTGTTTTTTCTTGTTGCATTTTTTTTCTTTTCCTGATTTTTCCTGCGAGCAAACTCTCTCATGCCGAGCCTTTGACCAGAGAGGCTTTCGTCACTCTTTTGCAGAACACTCATCCCATATTTGAAAAAGAGCGGTTGACCAGTGCGATCGAACAGGCCGAACAGCAAAGCAATCTTGGCGAGGTTGACTGGAACCTTTCTTCTTCTTTGACATGGTCGCGTGAAGAGTCGACAATCGCTGTATTCAGTCCTGATCTTACAAATGCCCTTTCACTGGAGACAGGCGTAAACAAGCAGTTTTGGGATACGGGGGGGAGGCTTTCGGCTACCTATTCTCTGAACCGTACTTCAAGCAGTTTTGAAGCGGCACCGCTATTTTCTTATCCGGAAAGATTTTATGAAAACAGCATAGAGCTGCAGTATTCCCAACCGTTGTTGAGAAACTGGGGAGGAAAGCTGACTCGTCTGGAATATGACCTCAAGGCCTATGATGTCGATGTTGCTGTCATTCAGGCTGAAGAGAACATAGAGGATTTTCTTACCGAGTCGATTTCGAAATACCTCGATTGGGTTTACCTCGAGGAACAGAAAAGGATAATTGAGAGAAGGCTTCACCTGAGCCGTAAGGAGTATGAAAGAGCGAAAAGCAAATTCAATGCGTTTCTTGTTGATTCGGTAGACGTGATAAGGGCGCAGGACGCCTTGAACACATGGAAGCAGAACTTGGGGCTTGTTGACTCGCAACTTTCAGCGTTAAAGGCGGAACTGTCTGTTCTGGTACAGGCATCCACTATTCTTACCGGAACGCCTGATTTCAATCTTTATGACCTGCGGCTTCCCCGGTCTCTTGTTTCAGCCAGAGCGAAGCTGCAGGATTCATCGAGGGTTTTGAGGATATTTGAATTACGGGAAGAACAGCTCGATGTCGGTGCAACAGGTGTGAAAGAAACAGGTAAACCCGATCTCTCTTTGATTGCCGCAGTGACGGCTAAAAATGCTGAGGAGAACGGGTGGGACTCTTTCAATCTCGAGAAAAAAGATGCCGCAATCGGGCTGCAACTTTCGCTCCCGATTGAAAACAGAACTGCTAAAGCGAATTATCAGAGAAACCGCCTCCAGGTACTTCAGCTCGAGAAGGATCGTGAAGATGTGTTCCTTTCTCTCGACGCATCTCTTTCTTCTCTTCATGCGCAGATGATGAGGCTTAACGGGGTTCTGAAACTGAACCGTGAGCAGATCGAGTCGGCAAGGTTGAGAACCATCGAGGAGATAAAAATATACGAGCAGGGAAGAGGTGATCTCACTTTTGTTATCATGAGCAGGGATAATGAGGAAAGTGCCAAGCTGACATATGCTGAAAATGCTCTGAATTACCAGAAACTTTGGTTGCAGTACCAGGCTTTGATGGATGAATTGTATGAAGAGGAGCAAGGAGCAAGGAGTAGCGCACTTCGTGCGCAGGAGTAA
- a CDS encoding efflux RND transporter permease subunit, whose product MKSLFRFFAERHMLAYLMTILVLLFGMATLWQINRAQYPKVDLGQMVVTTQYPGAAPEDVELNVTNKIEDELKSVTDIKRVFSMSMENVSIVIVDIEPDASDPDEVKQEIREAVFRITDFPEEVTESSLITDIKSSIFPILEVGLTGEMAYPELRELARLFEKKLKDIPGVASVQRYGYRDREIQVELYPDRITNLQIPMQEVVNAIQQRNIRATGGSLESFTSEKNVVTLAQFRDPREVEDVVVRSSFDGPIIRVSDIADVTDGFEEERVLSRINGEPAISFLINKSESADIIRTVKAIRELVNEEEKLLPEGVRFIYGLDFSQYVENQLSIVLTNGMIGLVLVLIVLSLFLNIRTAFWVALGIPFTLLGGISLLPLFDVELDSVTLTSLIIVIGIVVDDAIIISENIFQRRERGESPVDAVVNGIYQVYKPVLTTILTTFLAFAPMFFMPGLLGKFVFVIPLTITLALFMSLIEAFFVLPAHILPGLYSGNADDGKGQKSTMRNWFMPVRDMFEKVLFSLLRFRYVLVFVGFLSLGGAIYYGINYMSYILFPTKGADAFNIWIELPVGSSLKATSAKASEFEKLLDVLPEDEVSAYLTRVGTQADIIPIEQENFAELAVKLTPYGTRSRSADEIVADIREKAMAIGGLEKTTFFVVSGGPPVGKPVTIRVVGSDDQGRTALADSVFNYLSGINGVTDLDRDDKEGKEQIEISIRHDRLSRLGLSVVDIARTVRTAYDGQVVTSVRYGEEEVDFRVMLQKFARKKIEYLQDLSIPNRTGRLIPLKEVAGFKQSAGPSIFHHYDGERSITVSAEVQQDTVTPIEVMGMVENRFARNRDFPGMKLVFGGEAQESEESLRGLFIAFGVAAFGIYFLLILLFNSVTQPLLVMMSIPFAIIGVVIAFALHGEVFSFLGLLGVVGMAGVVVNDSLVLVNYLNELCQSGKNIDMRVHVSKGTADRLRAILLTTVTTAAGLLPLAYGIGGTDAAMMPMALALGWGLLLATPLTLVLIPCLYMIGFDIRNLFSMISFGRKEA is encoded by the coding sequence ATGAAATCACTTTTCCGATTCTTTGCTGAGCGTCATATGCTCGCGTATCTCATGACGATACTGGTTCTGCTGTTCGGCATGGCTACGCTATGGCAGATCAATCGTGCCCAATATCCCAAGGTTGATCTCGGACAGATGGTGGTTACCACGCAGTATCCCGGTGCCGCGCCTGAAGACGTGGAGCTCAACGTCACCAACAAGATCGAAGATGAACTGAAAAGCGTTACCGATATCAAGCGTGTCTTTTCCATGTCGATGGAAAATGTCTCGATCGTTATTGTCGATATAGAACCGGATGCTTCGGATCCTGACGAGGTAAAACAGGAAATCCGGGAAGCTGTTTTTCGCATAACGGATTTTCCCGAAGAGGTAACCGAGTCTTCGTTGATCACCGATATTAAATCCTCGATTTTTCCAATCCTCGAAGTTGGCCTGACTGGAGAGATGGCTTACCCTGAGCTCAGAGAGCTCGCCCGGCTGTTTGAAAAAAAACTCAAAGACATTCCCGGAGTAGCCAGTGTTCAGCGTTACGGTTACCGTGACAGAGAAATACAGGTCGAACTCTATCCTGACAGGATAACGAATCTCCAGATTCCCATGCAGGAGGTCGTCAATGCGATTCAGCAGCGAAATATCAGGGCAACCGGAGGATCGCTCGAGTCTTTTACCAGTGAAAAAAACGTCGTGACGCTCGCTCAGTTCAGAGATCCTCGAGAGGTCGAGGATGTTGTTGTCCGTTCGAGCTTCGACGGTCCGATCATCAGGGTTTCGGATATTGCGGATGTAACCGATGGTTTTGAGGAAGAGCGTGTTTTGTCAAGGATCAACGGAGAGCCTGCAATTTCTTTTCTCATCAATAAGAGCGAATCCGCGGATATTATACGGACGGTCAAAGCGATACGTGAATTGGTAAATGAAGAGGAGAAACTTCTGCCCGAGGGAGTCCGGTTTATTTACGGACTTGATTTTTCACAGTACGTAGAGAATCAGCTTTCGATTGTGCTGACAAACGGTATGATAGGCCTTGTGCTCGTCCTTATTGTTCTTTCTCTTTTTCTCAATATCCGAACAGCCTTCTGGGTTGCGCTCGGTATACCGTTTACCCTGCTCGGCGGGATTTCATTGTTGCCCCTTTTTGATGTCGAGCTGGATAGCGTTACCCTCACCTCTCTCATTATCGTTATCGGTATTGTGGTCGATGATGCAATTATCATATCAGAAAACATTTTTCAGAGGCGTGAGCGCGGGGAGTCTCCGGTCGATGCGGTCGTAAACGGTATCTACCAGGTTTATAAACCTGTTTTGACAACCATACTGACAACGTTTCTGGCTTTCGCGCCGATGTTTTTCATGCCGGGATTGCTGGGAAAATTTGTCTTCGTGATACCTCTTACCATTACGCTTGCCCTTTTTATGTCGCTTATCGAGGCATTTTTTGTATTGCCTGCACATATATTGCCCGGTTTGTATTCAGGTAATGCAGATGACGGTAAAGGTCAAAAGTCCACCATGCGCAACTGGTTTATGCCTGTCCGCGACATGTTTGAAAAAGTGCTTTTTTCCCTGCTTCGTTTTCGATACGTCCTGGTTTTTGTCGGTTTTCTCAGTCTTGGCGGGGCAATCTATTATGGTATTAATTACATGAGCTACATTTTGTTTCCCACCAAAGGTGCCGATGCATTCAACATCTGGATCGAATTGCCGGTTGGAAGCTCCCTGAAAGCAACGTCGGCAAAAGCGTCAGAGTTCGAAAAGCTGCTCGATGTGCTGCCGGAAGACGAGGTGTCGGCTTATCTAACAAGGGTGGGAACCCAGGCGGACATTATTCCTATCGAGCAGGAAAATTTTGCCGAGCTTGCGGTGAAACTTACTCCTTACGGCACACGAAGCAGGTCCGCCGACGAGATCGTTGCAGATATTCGTGAGAAAGCAATGGCAATCGGCGGACTGGAAAAAACCACTTTTTTCGTGGTGTCGGGAGGGCCGCCTGTCGGCAAGCCGGTTACCATAAGGGTTGTCGGTTCCGATGATCAGGGGAGGACTGCCCTTGCAGATTCAGTTTTTAACTACTTGTCCGGTATCAACGGAGTGACGGATCTGGATCGGGATGACAAGGAAGGGAAAGAGCAAATTGAAATATCGATACGTCACGACCGTCTTTCAAGATTAGGGCTGTCTGTGGTGGACATTGCAAGAACAGTCAGAACCGCCTATGACGGTCAGGTTGTTACCAGTGTTCGTTATGGCGAGGAGGAGGTTGATTTCAGGGTGATGCTTCAGAAATTCGCTCGCAAGAAGATTGAATATCTCCAGGATCTCTCTATTCCGAACCGGACGGGGCGATTGATTCCTCTCAAAGAAGTAGCCGGTTTCAAGCAGAGTGCCGGACCTTCGATTTTTCATCACTATGATGGAGAGCGGTCGATAACCGTTTCAGCCGAGGTTCAGCAGGATACCGTTACGCCGATCGAGGTTATGGGTATGGTTGAGAATCGTTTTGCACGTAATCGCGATTTTCCCGGGATGAAACTTGTGTTCGGAGGGGAGGCACAGGAATCCGAAGAATCGCTTCGAGGGTTGTTCATTGCTTTCGGGGTCGCAGCATTTGGAATCTATTTCCTGCTCATACTCTTGTTCAACTCGGTAACACAACCGCTGTTGGTCATGATGTCGATACCGTTTGCCATCATCGGGGTTGTGATAGCATTTGCCTTGCATGGTGAAGTGTTCAGCTTTCTCGGGCTCCTCGGCGTTGTAGGTATGGCGGGTGTTGTTGTCAATGATTCTCTCGTTCTGGTCAACTACCTCAACGAACTTTGTCAATCAGGAAAAAACATCGACATGCGTGTTCATGTTTCAAAAGGAACGGCTGACCGCCTTCGAGCCATTTTGCTTACTACGGTAACGACGGCTGCCGGTCTGCTTCCGCTTGCATACGGTATTGGAGGAACAGATGCAGCCATGATGCCAATGGCGCTTGCGCTGGGTTGGGGGTTGCTGCTGGCAACTCCTCTAACCCTTGTTTTGATACCTTGTCTTTATATGATCGGCTTCGATATCAGGAATCTTTTTTCAATGATTTCTTTCGGACGGAAAGAGGCATGA
- a CDS encoding CPBP family intramembrane glutamic endopeptidase, with the protein MEKFSFLRFLPVLLLLFFLPASLIASGFVPFTFRLPLLLLSFCVTVVYSIYRGFTLGELGIRVDNLGLSLRVNIVLTLLFSALFALLFYLKLIPGPFYPAMTVFFPFYLLLSSPMQEFLFRSFLFAEMRAAGVRNGWALVLFSALSFSFIHIIYGDWLTLALTFCIGLLWALIYYYIPNLVGVSVFHGVVGIFGVLAGVARNL; encoded by the coding sequence ATGGAAAAATTCTCGTTCTTACGTTTCCTGCCGGTTTTGCTGCTTCTTTTTTTTCTTCCTGCTTCATTGATCGCATCCGGTTTCGTTCCTTTTACGTTTCGTTTGCCCCTGTTGCTGCTGAGCTTTTGTGTGACCGTGGTATACAGTATTTATAGGGGGTTCACTCTTGGCGAACTTGGGATCAGAGTAGACAACCTCGGTCTTTCACTGAGGGTAAACATTGTATTGACACTTCTGTTTTCCGCTTTATTTGCATTATTGTTTTACCTTAAGTTGATACCGGGACCTTTTTATCCGGCAATGACTGTGTTTTTTCCTTTTTATCTTCTGCTGTCCAGTCCGATGCAAGAGTTTTTGTTCAGGAGCTTTTTGTTTGCGGAAATGCGTGCTGCCGGGGTGAGAAATGGTTGGGCGCTTGTTTTATTTTCGGCGCTCTCATTTTCTTTCATACATATCATTTATGGAGACTGGCTAACCCTCGCTCTGACGTTTTGTATCGGTCTTCTTTGGGCGTTGATTTATTACTACATCCCGAATCTTGTCGGGGTTTCCGTTTTTCATGGAGTGGTTGGGATCTTCGGGGTGCTGGCAGGTGTTGCGAGAAATCTGTGA
- a CDS encoding pentapeptide repeat-containing protein has translation MRKKHTDHSENRTFEKITFDEKNPACGIYEECTFIHCNMNNADLSGITFRNCLFEGCDLSLARLRETGFQEIRFANCKLLGMQFCDCRKLLLEFEFESCLLKLSVFNKLVIKNTRFTDCNLQEADFTGTDLTGTVFTNCDLMRATFEHTTLEEADLRSAYNFSINPETNRIRKARFSLTGVTGLLDVYGIEIE, from the coding sequence TTGAGAAAAAAACATACCGATCATAGCGAAAACCGGACATTCGAGAAAATCACCTTTGACGAAAAGAATCCTGCTTGTGGCATTTACGAAGAGTGCACCTTCATCCACTGTAACATGAACAATGCCGACCTTTCCGGCATCACCTTTCGAAACTGTCTTTTTGAAGGCTGTGATCTGAGCCTGGCCAGGCTCAGGGAAACCGGTTTTCAGGAAATTCGTTTTGCCAACTGCAAGCTCTTGGGCATGCAGTTTTGCGACTGCAGGAAATTACTGCTGGAATTCGAGTTCGAATCATGCCTGCTCAAACTCTCGGTCTTCAACAAGCTCGTCATAAAAAACACCCGCTTCACCGACTGCAACCTGCAGGAGGCCGATTTCACCGGAACCGATCTTACTGGTACTGTTTTTACAAACTGCGACCTCATGCGGGCGACTTTCGAGCACACAACTCTCGAAGAAGCCGATTTACGCTCAGCCTATAATTTCTCAATAAACCCGGAAACAAACCGAATCCGCAAAGCCCGTTTTTCCCTGACAGGAGTGACGGGGCTGCTGGATGTTTATGGAATCGAGATTGAATGA
- a CDS encoding ATP-grasp domain-containing protein: MPGYNSLFLSRIAASSKRLGAGFTYYDKLNGRIGVVERGGSRAFFGAGPLKLWPFNSSLWMSVVDDKELTIRILAENGIRVPKTFIAFTGGTDLSDRGKKSSSLERVLSEISYPVVVKPNRGRSAAGLSFLYDSSNVSEAVAYAKEYDNGILFQEMVQGAEYRVLVLDGRPVVLIERETRKMTGGGVRNVSKLTAGSGESDGRVLGRGEMISFRSYIAKYGDKVFDDDLLLAVHPASNLSIGGKVIGCQIEIAEEWKRLCSAIYESVPLRFFALDCKGHPGSPNRLFVLEINANPGIESVYRWSEATGDMIVDLLVEHALVHPE; encoded by the coding sequence ATGCCGGGTTACAACTCATTGTTTTTATCCCGTATAGCGGCCTCTTCAAAAAGGTTGGGAGCCGGTTTTACTTACTACGACAAGTTGAACGGTCGTATTGGCGTTGTTGAAAGAGGTGGAAGCCGAGCGTTTTTCGGGGCGGGGCCTCTCAAGTTATGGCCATTCAATTCGTCTCTTTGGATGTCGGTGGTCGATGATAAAGAGCTGACGATCAGAATACTGGCTGAAAACGGCATACGGGTTCCTAAAACGTTCATTGCATTTACCGGCGGTACGGATCTTTCGGATCGCGGAAAGAAATCTTCTTCGCTCGAGCGGGTATTGTCTGAAATATCCTATCCTGTTGTTGTCAAGCCGAACAGAGGCAGGAGTGCAGCCGGGTTGTCTTTTTTGTATGATTCGTCGAATGTTTCCGAGGCAGTCGCATACGCAAAAGAGTATGACAATGGAATACTTTTCCAGGAGATGGTACAGGGAGCGGAATACAGGGTATTGGTGCTGGATGGCAGGCCTGTTGTTCTTATCGAGCGTGAAACTCGAAAAATGACGGGAGGTGGTGTTCGGAATGTTTCGAAGCTGACTGCTGGTTCCGGTGAATCGGATGGGAGAGTGCTTGGCCGTGGGGAAATGATCTCTTTTAGAAGTTACATCGCTAAGTATGGCGATAAGGTCTTTGATGACGATTTATTGCTTGCGGTTCATCCGGCATCCAATCTTTCGATCGGCGGTAAGGTGATTGGTTGTCAGATTGAGATTGCCGAAGAGTGGAAGAGGTTGTGCAGTGCAATTTATGAAAGCGTGCCTTTGCGTTTTTTTGCTTTGGACTGTAAGGGTCATCCTGGTTCTCCGAACCGGCTTTTTGTTTTGGAGATAAATGCGAATCCGGGAATCGAGTCTGTATACAGATGGTCGGAAGCCACAGGGGATATGATCGTTGATCTGCTTGTCGAACATGCTTTGGTTCACCCCGAATAG
- a CDS encoding DUF4180 domain-containing protein yields the protein MEFEILEYGNSKIAKVSAETKINSVQDATDLLGNADYQGASRIIINETSLDPQFFNLRTGIAGEILQKVSNYHKQLAIVGEYEKYNSNALNAFIIECNRGNHIFFVSDFDSALKKLA from the coding sequence ATGGAATTTGAAATTTTAGAATACGGAAATTCGAAAATAGCTAAAGTGTCTGCTGAAACTAAAATCAATTCTGTTCAGGATGCAACAGATTTGCTGGGTAATGCAGATTATCAGGGTGCAAGCAGGATTATTATAAACGAAACGAGTCTTGATCCTCAATTTTTCAACTTGAGAACTGGTATTGCAGGGGAGATACTTCAGAAGGTATCGAATTATCATAAACAACTCGCTATTGTAGGCGAATATGAAAAATACAATAGTAACGCATTGAATGCATTCATCATTGAGTGTAATAGGGGTAACCACATATTCTTTGTTTCCGATTTCGATTCGGCATTAAAGAAGCTTGCATAA